One part of the Deltaproteobacteria bacterium genome encodes these proteins:
- a CDS encoding CPBP family intramembrane metalloprotease yields the protein MADRNPFPVKPLLVFVAVIAAVRLSLSLPPAPFFSPSLLAAALFLYAPLPRYWRRGFPAWARATDPGRSVAFFALLAGAGAIAFFLFVRLPLPPAISPYHGTVPLTAEMAAHHLLLVALPEEIFFRGYLYDAFEEAGREPVLPVALLFAIGHFAIAPSPFRLLTFFPALLLGWGRKRSGNVYVPTALHFLYNLFPSLIGGSP from the coding sequence GTGGCTGACCGTAACCCGTTCCCGGTGAAACCGCTGCTCGTCTTCGTCGCCGTGATCGCGGCGGTCCGGTTGTCCCTTTCCCTGCCCCCGGCGCCTTTTTTCTCCCCGTCGCTTCTCGCCGCCGCGCTGTTCCTGTACGCCCCCCTCCCCCGGTATTGGCGCCGCGGTTTCCCGGCGTGGGCTCGCGCGACGGACCCCGGCAGGAGCGTTGCGTTCTTCGCGCTGCTCGCCGGCGCGGGGGCGATCGCCTTCTTCCTGTTCGTGCGGCTTCCCCTGCCCCCGGCGATCTCCCCGTACCACGGGACCGTTCCCCTGACGGCGGAGATGGCCGCCCACCATCTGCTGCTGGTCGCCCTGCCCGAGGAGATCTTCTTCCGGGGGTACCTGTACGACGCCTTCGAGGAGGCGGGGCGGGAACCGGTGTTGCCCGTCGCCCTGCTCTTCGCCATCGGCCACTTCGCGATCGCCCCGTCTCCGTTCCGCCTGCTGACCTTCTTCCCCGCGCTTCTCCTCGGATGGGGAAGAAAAAGATCGGGGAACGTGTACGTCCCGACGGCCCTCCACTTTCTGTACAACCTCTTCCCATCCCTGATCGGAGGTTCGCCGTGA
- a CDS encoding HAD-IA family hydrolase, translating into MNYAARLLVFDLDGTLVDSKEDLANAVNVALESFDLPPFPNPVIYSYVGDGASALIRRALPTAKADLLPEVLDRFLAYYQRHLLDTTRAYPGVVGALRKWTGIYRMAVLTNKGAAMTREILSGLSLDGYFFEVGGGDSFGTKKPDPEGLLHILREAGVEAQEAIMVGDSRNDVQAGRAAGALTCGVTYGLGASGFAEHPPDFTVDRFPDLFSRIRPAG; encoded by the coding sequence ATGAATTACGCCGCGCGACTGCTGGTCTTCGACCTGGACGGGACGTTGGTGGATTCGAAGGAGGATCTCGCGAACGCCGTGAACGTGGCGCTCGAGTCGTTCGATCTCCCTCCCTTCCCGAACCCGGTGATCTACTCGTACGTCGGAGACGGGGCTTCCGCGCTGATCCGGCGTGCCCTGCCGACGGCAAAGGCCGACCTGCTCCCCGAGGTCCTCGACCGGTTCCTCGCGTATTATCAGAGGCATCTGCTGGACACCACCCGGGCGTATCCGGGGGTAGTCGGGGCGCTGAGAAAATGGACGGGCATCTACCGGATGGCGGTGCTGACGAACAAGGGAGCGGCGATGACCCGGGAGATCCTTTCGGGGCTCTCCCTCGACGGCTACTTCTTCGAGGTGGGCGGAGGGGACAGCTTCGGCACCAAGAAGCCCGACCCGGAGGGGTTGCTCCACATCCTCCGGGAAGCGGGGGTCGAGGCGCAGGAAGCGATCATGGTCGGGGATTCCCGCAACGACGTGCAGGCGGGAAGGGCGGCCGGCGCGCTGACCTGCGGCGTCACCTATGGCCTGGGAGCATCCGGGTTCGCCGAGCACCCGCCCGACTTCACCGTCGACCGCTTCCCCGACCTGTTCTCCCGGATCCGCCCGGCGGGATGA
- the bioB gene encoding biotin synthase BioB — MERFWERVRTQAMSGEGIGREDALAVLSLDNGALWRLLDVTESVRRRFKGDGIRLCSIVNAKSGLCSEDCSFCAQSRRSDAGIGIYPLLSGEEIFREAAAAKERGAREFSIVASGLAMRNREELTRVGDAVDRIRTELGLETCVSLGTLPPSDVEYLLSRGLRSVHHNLETSRSFFPKVCTTHDYEEDVAAVRAAKAAGAWVCCGGIFGLGESPEDRVELALTLRELEVDSIPVNFLNPVPGTPLEGRRELSPSDCLRIIAMLRLTNPTREIIVCGGREVNLRDLQALMFAAGATGTMVGNYLTTAGRPAEEDLRMLRDLGLTPRS; from the coding sequence ATGGAACGGTTTTGGGAGCGCGTCCGTACGCAGGCGATGTCGGGGGAGGGGATCGGCAGGGAGGATGCCCTTGCGGTCCTTTCCCTTGACAACGGCGCCCTGTGGCGGCTGCTTGACGTCACCGAGTCCGTCCGCCGCCGGTTCAAGGGGGACGGGATCCGCCTTTGCTCCATCGTCAACGCGAAGTCCGGGCTCTGCTCGGAGGATTGCTCCTTTTGCGCGCAGTCCCGCCGTTCCGACGCCGGGATCGGGATATACCCCCTCCTGTCCGGGGAGGAGATCTTCCGGGAAGCGGCGGCGGCGAAGGAGCGCGGGGCCCGGGAATTCTCGATCGTCGCCTCCGGCCTCGCGATGCGGAATCGGGAGGAACTGACCCGCGTCGGGGATGCGGTGGATCGGATCCGGACGGAGCTGGGGCTGGAAACGTGCGTGAGCCTCGGGACCCTCCCCCCGTCGGACGTGGAGTATCTCCTGTCGCGGGGGCTGCGGTCGGTTCACCACAACCTGGAGACGTCCCGCTCCTTCTTTCCGAAGGTGTGCACCACCCACGATTACGAGGAGGACGTGGCGGCGGTGCGGGCGGCGAAGGCGGCGGGAGCGTGGGTCTGCTGCGGCGGGATCTTCGGGCTGGGCGAGTCCCCGGAAGACCGCGTGGAGCTGGCCTTGACGCTGCGGGAACTCGAGGTCGACTCCATCCCCGTCAACTTCCTGAACCCCGTCCCCGGCACGCCGTTGGAGGGGCGCAGGGAATTGTCCCCGAGCGACTGCCTTCGCATCATCGCCATGCTGCGCCTGACGAACCCGACGCGGGAGATCATCGTCTGCGGGGGGCGCGAGGTGAACCTGCGCGACCTGCAGGCGCTGATGTTCGCCGCGGGGGCCACCGGGACGATGGTGGGGAACTACCTGACGACGGCGGGGCGCCCGGCGGAGGAGGACTTGCGGATGCTGCGCGACCTCGGGCTCACCCCGCGTTCCTGA
- a CDS encoding twin-arginine translocase subunit TatC, whose product MDNKVTTIIAEVEKARKGIAACAVLFLALAGLCFAFSERVLLVLVRLLGKKLVSYSPEEGFIALATLSLYCAFVLTLPVAGYLLWRRLILPRVPAWRRWGGPVIAVAVALFACGVLLGYFVLLPAGIGFLVGFETRDVRALISAKKFISFCGTMLIALGLSFQAPLLSFFLAKLGWLKPAFFQNRWRHAILLCTVLAAVITPTPDVYNMTLMVMPLLGLYFVSFLVVHVVAGSGVRNAG is encoded by the coding sequence GTGGACAACAAGGTCACCACGATCATCGCCGAGGTCGAGAAGGCACGGAAGGGGATCGCGGCGTGCGCCGTCCTCTTCCTCGCCCTCGCCGGACTCTGTTTCGCCTTCTCGGAGCGGGTGCTGCTGGTGCTCGTGCGCTTGCTGGGGAAGAAGCTCGTCTCCTACTCCCCGGAGGAGGGGTTCATCGCCCTTGCGACCTTGTCCCTTTACTGCGCCTTCGTCCTGACGCTGCCCGTCGCGGGGTACCTGCTTTGGCGACGCCTGATCCTCCCCCGCGTCCCGGCGTGGCGGCGGTGGGGCGGCCCGGTCATCGCCGTCGCGGTGGCGCTCTTTGCGTGCGGGGTGCTGCTGGGCTACTTCGTGTTGCTGCCGGCGGGGATCGGCTTCCTCGTGGGGTTCGAGACCCGCGACGTTCGGGCGCTCATCTCAGCGAAAAAGTTCATTTCCTTCTGCGGCACGATGCTGATCGCCCTCGGGCTCTCCTTCCAGGCGCCGCTGCTCTCGTTCTTCCTCGCGAAGCTCGGATGGCTGAAGCCGGCATTCTTCCAAAACCGCTGGAGGCACGCCATCCTGCTCTGCACGGTCCTCGCGGCGGTCATCACCCCCACGCCCGACGTCTACAACATGACGCTGATGGTGATGCCGCTGCTTGGGCTCTACTTCGTCTCCTTCCTCGTCGTCCACGTGGTCGCCGGTTCCGGGGTCAGGAACGCGGGGTGA
- a CDS encoding PIG-L family deacetylase — protein sequence MPRFDAGYVPRSAMAIYAHPDDIEFTVAGTVAKWARAGCEVTFVLITSGNAGTHDRKFTRKSLARVREREERESARILGAARVVFLGYGDCELVPTLALRKELVRRIRRHRPEVVLCNDPQALFFGDRYINHPDHLAAGKAALEAVFPCAEMELLWPGAGLPHKVHAVYVSSTTAPDTWIDVTETIDAKIAALSAHRSQLGDRDIAPYIVGRAREEARRAPKAAAKRGTRRPKLAEAFRVMRLLREEK from the coding sequence ATGCCCAGGTTCGACGCCGGGTACGTGCCCCGCTCTGCGATGGCGATCTACGCCCACCCCGACGACATCGAGTTCACCGTCGCCGGGACGGTCGCGAAATGGGCCCGCGCGGGGTGCGAGGTGACCTTCGTCCTCATCACGAGCGGGAACGCTGGAACGCACGATCGGAAGTTCACGCGGAAGAGCCTCGCGCGGGTACGCGAACGGGAGGAGCGGGAATCCGCCCGGATCCTCGGCGCCGCCCGGGTCGTCTTCCTGGGTTACGGCGACTGCGAGCTCGTCCCGACCCTTGCGCTGCGGAAGGAGTTGGTCCGCCGGATCCGACGGCACCGCCCCGAGGTCGTGTTGTGCAACGACCCCCAGGCCCTCTTCTTCGGCGACCGGTACATCAACCACCCGGACCACCTCGCGGCGGGAAAGGCGGCGCTCGAAGCGGTCTTCCCCTGCGCGGAGATGGAGCTCCTGTGGCCCGGCGCGGGCCTTCCGCACAAGGTCCACGCCGTCTACGTCAGCTCGACCACCGCTCCCGACACCTGGATCGACGTGACGGAGACGATCGACGCGAAGATCGCGGCGCTGTCGGCGCACCGGAGTCAATTGGGGGACCGGGACATCGCCCCCTATATCGTCGGACGGGCGAGGGAGGAGGCGCGTCGGGCGCCGAAGGCCGCCGCGAAGAGGGGAACCCGCCGGCCGAAGCTCGCGGAGGCGTTCCGCGTCATGCGGTTACTCCGTGAGGAGAAATAA
- a CDS encoding DedA family protein gives MVTRILEALAGFVIFVISSLGLPGIVLLMAIESACIPLPSEVIMPFAGYLVTKGVHTLWSVALAGTFGCIVGSIPAYYLGMYGGRPLIEKYGKYILMSRHDLDLADRWFTRHGEATVFFARLLPVVRTFIAFPAGVARMDMKRFILYTFAGSFPWCLGLAYLGMVLGEKWPTLREYFHRFDLLIGAVLVAGVVWYVRRHLKHRVTE, from the coding sequence ATGGTAACGCGCATCCTCGAAGCCCTCGCGGGCTTCGTCATCTTCGTCATCTCGTCTCTCGGCCTGCCCGGCATCGTCCTGTTGATGGCGATCGAGTCGGCGTGCATCCCCCTGCCGTCCGAAGTGATCATGCCGTTCGCCGGGTACCTCGTTACCAAGGGGGTGCACACCCTCTGGTCGGTGGCGCTGGCCGGCACGTTCGGCTGCATCGTGGGATCGATACCGGCGTACTACCTCGGGATGTACGGCGGCCGCCCCCTCATCGAGAAGTACGGAAAGTACATCCTCATGTCCCGCCACGACCTCGACCTGGCCGACCGGTGGTTCACCCGCCACGGCGAGGCGACCGTGTTCTTCGCGCGCCTGCTCCCCGTGGTCCGCACCTTCATCGCCTTCCCCGCCGGGGTGGCGCGGATGGACATGAAGCGGTTCATCCTCTACACCTTCGCCGGGTCGTTCCCGTGGTGCCTCGGCCTGGCGTACCTCGGCATGGTGCTGGGCGAAAAATGGCCGACGCTGCGGGAATATTTCCACCGGTTCGACCTGCTGATCGGCGCGGTCCTCGTGGCGGGAGTCGTCTGGTACGTCCGCCGGCACCTCAAGCACCGCGTCACGGAGTAA
- a CDS encoding TldD/PmbA family protein — protein MSEAAALSELPVSRILSSLLSRGGEHGELFFEEARSLTVLMEDGRIERVVSGTDAGIGVRLLFRGKTYYAYTNDRSAESLLGVSNDLSRYAEGDGVAVTLPASARSVRGPTVIRVPPAARGIDGKVALVREVDRIARGFSREVRQVRATWSESLRRIEVVAHPGVFVREEQTYCVLAVQVVAGDGAGLTMGYESAGGTEGMEFLGDGVPEELARKAAGRAVRALHAAKLPGGPMPVVLSSEAGGTMVHEAVGHGLEADLARRGMSVYKEKLGERVGSPLVSIVDDATLPGKRGSFGMDDEGTPGERTVLVDGGILKGFLHDRLSAMKDGVPPTGNGRRESYRHKPIPRMTNTLILPGSTPPEAILSGADRGLLVVKMGGGQVNTVTGDFMFEVAEGYRIEGGKRGEPVRGATITGNGPEVLSMIDRVGSDLGFGIGTCGKDGQGVPVGDAQPTLSIGPPFITVG, from the coding sequence GGGAGCACGGGGAACTGTTTTTCGAGGAAGCCCGGTCCCTCACCGTCCTCATGGAAGATGGCCGGATCGAGCGGGTCGTTTCGGGAACCGACGCCGGGATCGGCGTTCGCCTCCTCTTCCGCGGAAAAACGTACTACGCCTACACGAACGACCGGTCGGCCGAATCCCTTCTCGGCGTTTCGAACGACCTCTCCCGCTACGCGGAGGGGGACGGCGTCGCGGTGACGCTTCCCGCGTCGGCGCGGTCGGTCCGTGGGCCGACCGTCATCCGTGTGCCGCCGGCAGCGCGGGGGATCGACGGGAAGGTCGCGCTGGTGCGGGAGGTCGACCGGATCGCGAGGGGATTCTCCCGGGAGGTGCGGCAGGTCCGGGCGACCTGGTCGGAGTCGCTGCGCCGCATCGAGGTTGTCGCCCACCCCGGCGTCTTCGTCCGCGAGGAGCAGACGTACTGCGTCCTCGCCGTCCAGGTCGTGGCGGGGGACGGCGCCGGGCTGACGATGGGGTACGAATCCGCCGGGGGAACGGAGGGGATGGAGTTCCTCGGGGACGGGGTTCCCGAGGAACTGGCGCGCAAGGCCGCGGGCAGGGCAGTGCGGGCGCTCCACGCGGCGAAGCTCCCCGGCGGGCCGATGCCGGTCGTCCTCTCCTCCGAAGCGGGAGGGACGATGGTTCACGAGGCGGTCGGGCACGGCCTCGAGGCGGACCTGGCGCGACGCGGGATGTCGGTCTACAAGGAGAAGTTGGGAGAGCGGGTCGGAAGTCCGCTCGTCTCCATCGTGGACGACGCAACGCTGCCGGGGAAGCGGGGGTCCTTCGGCATGGACGACGAGGGAACCCCGGGGGAGCGGACCGTGCTGGTCGATGGCGGGATCCTGAAGGGATTTCTCCACGACCGCCTGTCGGCGATGAAGGACGGCGTCCCCCCGACGGGGAACGGCCGGAGGGAATCGTACCGGCACAAGCCGATCCCGCGCATGACGAACACGCTCATCCTTCCGGGAAGCACCCCGCCGGAAGCGATCCTGTCCGGGGCCGACCGCGGCCTGCTCGTCGTCAAAATGGGGGGCGGTCAGGTGAACACCGTCACGGGCGACTTCATGTTCGAGGTGGCGGAGGGGTACCGGATCGAAGGCGGGAAGCGCGGGGAGCCGGTCCGCGGAGCGACGATCACGGGGAACGGCCCCGAGGTTCTCTCGATGATCGACCGCGTCGGATCCGACCTCGGGTTCGGCATCGGCACGTGCGGCAAGGACGGCCAGGGGGTCCCCGTCGGGGACGCCCAGCCGACCCTCTCCATCGGCCCGCCGTTCATCACGGTGGGGTGA